A single Marinitoga aeolica DNA region contains:
- the lon gene encoding endopeptidase La, producing MDNKKSAIDRFIDQSFKESIPEELPVIATRAKLVIFPNSILPMLIGRKKSIKALEESLEKYNNLLFFVSQKDIELENPTIEDLYKVGTVGRVVQIAKLPDGEYKILVEGLKRAEVKKVIEEKDMFKFKIFPLERKYKITKVLEALVRKVKGLFEKYIGLTKKFPQEAIMVLEDTNDPEVISDLIASVLPLELEEKQELLEELHPKKRLELELEILTREIELLEIEEVLESKVREKIEKGQKEFYLREKLKAIQEELSGEVDEEMKEIKEKIENSDLPDYVKEKAKHELSRLEKMSPYSPEANVVRTYIDWIINLPWNRKTTDRLNIKDAEKLLNKNHYGLKEPKERILEFLAVRRLSDKPKSPILCFVGAPGVGKTSLGKSVAEALGRKFGRISLGGMRDEAEIRGHRRTYVGAMPGRIIQLIKRLNVKNPVIVLDEIDKMGISYQGDPAAALLEVLDPEQNNSFIDHYLEIPFDLSEVIFITTANVLHTIPTALRDRMEIIQIPGYTDAEKYYIAKDYIIPKLLEEHGLNKTQVKINKSALQKIISEYTREAGVRSLERILAKLMRKIALKIAEGEEKINVKVSNVRDFLGTPPYFRSDKLEKPEIGVATGMAWTAYGGEILQVETLITSGKGKIIITGKLGDVMKESAQIALTLSKSLIEEMDESLIEKFSNCNFHIHVPEGAVPKDGPSAGVTLTTSIVSSLLKKPINNEIAMTGEITLMGKVLPVGGIKEKLLSAYRSGIKEVIIPKDNEKDLEKIPEEILKKIKVHKVSNIKEVLKIALLEE from the coding sequence ATGGATAATAAAAAAAGTGCTATAGATAGATTTATAGATCAATCTTTTAAAGAGAGTATTCCAGAAGAGTTACCTGTAATTGCTACTAGAGCAAAATTGGTTATTTTTCCAAATTCAATTCTACCTATGCTAATTGGAAGAAAAAAATCTATTAAAGCATTGGAGGAATCTCTTGAGAAATATAATAATTTATTGTTTTTTGTTTCGCAAAAAGATATTGAATTAGAAAATCCTACTATAGAAGATTTGTATAAAGTAGGAACAGTTGGTAGAGTGGTTCAGATTGCTAAATTACCTGATGGAGAATATAAGATTCTTGTAGAAGGTTTAAAAAGGGCAGAGGTAAAGAAAGTTATAGAAGAAAAAGATATGTTTAAGTTTAAAATATTCCCTTTAGAAAGAAAGTACAAAATAACAAAAGTATTAGAAGCACTTGTAAGAAAAGTTAAAGGATTGTTTGAAAAGTATATAGGGTTAACGAAAAAATTTCCACAAGAAGCAATAATGGTTTTAGAAGATACTAATGATCCGGAAGTTATAAGTGATTTAATTGCTTCCGTATTGCCTCTTGAACTTGAAGAAAAACAGGAATTGTTAGAGGAATTACATCCAAAGAAAAGATTAGAATTAGAATTGGAAATTTTAACAAGAGAAATAGAATTGTTAGAAATAGAAGAAGTATTAGAATCAAAAGTAAGAGAAAAAATTGAAAAGGGACAAAAAGAATTTTATTTAAGAGAAAAACTAAAAGCAATTCAAGAAGAGCTTTCAGGTGAAGTTGATGAAGAAATGAAAGAAATAAAAGAAAAAATAGAAAATTCAGATTTACCAGATTATGTAAAGGAAAAAGCCAAACATGAGTTATCACGACTTGAAAAAATGTCACCATATTCTCCTGAAGCTAATGTTGTTAGAACATATATAGATTGGATTATAAATCTTCCATGGAATAGAAAAACAACAGATAGATTGAATATTAAGGATGCGGAAAAGTTATTGAACAAAAATCATTATGGATTAAAAGAACCTAAAGAAAGAATTTTAGAATTTTTAGCGGTGAGAAGACTATCTGATAAACCAAAGTCACCAATACTTTGTTTTGTTGGGGCTCCTGGCGTTGGTAAAACATCTCTTGGGAAGTCTGTGGCAGAAGCATTGGGAAGAAAGTTTGGTAGAATATCTCTTGGAGGAATGAGGGATGAGGCTGAAATAAGAGGTCATAGAAGAACATATGTTGGAGCAATGCCAGGAAGAATTATACAGCTAATTAAAAGATTGAATGTAAAAAATCCTGTTATAGTTCTTGATGAAATAGATAAAATGGGAATATCTTATCAGGGAGATCCTGCTGCAGCTTTATTAGAAGTTTTAGATCCTGAACAAAACAATAGTTTTATAGATCATTATCTTGAGATTCCTTTTGATTTATCTGAAGTAATATTTATTACTACTGCAAATGTATTACATACAATACCGACAGCTTTAAGAGACAGGATGGAAATTATACAAATCCCAGGTTATACAGATGCGGAAAAATACTATATAGCAAAGGATTATATAATTCCAAAACTATTGGAAGAACATGGTTTAAATAAAACACAGGTTAAGATAAATAAATCAGCTTTGCAAAAGATAATTTCTGAATATACAAGAGAAGCAGGAGTAAGATCATTAGAAAGAATTCTGGCAAAACTTATGAGGAAGATAGCTTTAAAAATAGCAGAAGGAGAAGAAAAGATAAATGTTAAGGTAAGCAATGTAAGAGACTTTTTAGGCACTCCACCTTATTTTAGATCAGATAAGTTAGAAAAACCAGAGATAGGTGTGGCTACTGGAATGGCATGGACGGCATATGGTGGAGAAATATTACAGGTTGAAACACTTATAACTTCTGGAAAAGGGAAAATAATAATTACAGGAAAACTTGGCGATGTGATGAAAGAATCAGCTCAAATAGCTTTAACATTATCTAAGTCGTTGATAGAGGAAATGGATGAATCTCTTATTGAAAAATTTAGTAATTGTAATTTTCATATCCATGTTCCAGAAGGTGCAGTACCTAAAGATGGACCGTCTGCAGGTGTGACATTAACAACATCAATAGTTTCGTCTTTATTAAAAAAACCAATAAATAACGAAATAGCAATGACTGGTGAAATTACATTAATGGGAAAGGTATTACCAGTAGGAGGAATTAAAGAAAAATTGCTTTCTGCATATAGAAGTGGTATAAAAGAAGTAATAATACCTAAAGATAATGAAAAAGATTTAGAAAAAATTCCAGAAGAAATATTGAAAAAAATTAAAGTTCATAAGGTAAGTAATATAAAAGAAGTGTTAAAAATAGCTTTATTGGAGGAATAG